From Bacillus sp. Bos-x628, the proteins below share one genomic window:
- a CDS encoding sensor histidine kinase: protein MNLLKKWLNTEPYLIVMLIVLTPIGGELKFYPFEDSFRVSFGTVVFFFILLQMKKFPAWASGIIAGISVFVFRVLLDIAVTGHLPIEESVSLRFPSFLYYVTYGTLFHLLQVRRFRAKPWIIGATGIIMELCASVVEMIALRGTLDEILTVRTLFQLFVLAIFRSFFVLACYTMIRLYEEQARERQMMKEKEHLLMLLSNLYTESTYFHKTLAHAEHITATSYQLYQSLHHAKDAESLDLKKLGKTALQIAGEVHEIKKDNQRIFSALSKLIHEEKFQEYASPAHIAGLVIRIHENYAESLKKHIVFHYDEKGEHPPYHVFTILSLLNNIVSNAVEAISVAGEVSLSISLKGKDVMFQIRDNGHGIKERNHHVIFKPGFTLKYDQAGNPSSGIGLSYVKETVEKLGGSIQMKSIPNEKTIFTLTIPVDQISRKEGVGR from the coding sequence TTGAATCTATTGAAAAAATGGCTGAATACCGAGCCTTATTTAATCGTGATGTTGATTGTACTTACACCGATTGGCGGCGAGCTGAAATTTTACCCATTTGAAGATAGTTTTCGGGTCAGCTTTGGAACCGTTGTCTTTTTCTTTATTTTGCTTCAAATGAAAAAATTCCCAGCATGGGCGAGCGGTATCATTGCGGGGATATCTGTTTTTGTCTTTCGAGTGCTGCTTGATATAGCGGTCACAGGTCATTTGCCGATTGAAGAGTCTGTCTCATTAAGATTCCCTTCCTTTTTATATTATGTGACCTATGGTACGCTTTTTCACTTATTGCAGGTCCGTCGCTTTCGTGCCAAGCCTTGGATTATTGGTGCGACGGGGATTATCATGGAGTTATGTGCGAGCGTGGTCGAAATGATTGCACTTCGAGGAACGTTGGATGAAATTCTGACGGTCCGGACGCTATTTCAACTATTTGTTTTGGCGATTTTCAGAAGCTTTTTCGTATTGGCTTGCTATACGATGATTCGTTTATATGAAGAACAGGCGAGAGAGCGCCAGATGATGAAGGAAAAAGAACATTTGCTCATGCTGCTGTCGAACCTTTATACGGAATCTACATACTTTCATAAAACACTAGCACATGCTGAGCATATTACGGCAACATCTTATCAATTATATCAATCACTGCATCATGCAAAGGATGCCGAATCATTAGACTTGAAAAAGCTCGGAAAAACAGCACTTCAAATTGCGGGAGAGGTTCATGAAATCAAAAAAGATAATCAGCGGATTTTTTCCGCCTTATCGAAACTGATTCATGAGGAGAAGTTTCAGGAATATGCAAGTCCTGCCCATATTGCAGGACTTGTCATCCGTATACACGAAAATTATGCAGAATCTCTTAAAAAACACATTGTATTTCATTATGATGAAAAAGGAGAACATCCACCGTATCATGTGTTTACGATTCTATCTTTGTTAAACAACATTGTGTCCAATGCAGTGGAAGCCATTTCAGTGGCTGGAGAGGTGTCGCTGTCTATTTCACTGAAAGGAAAAGATGTGATGTTTCAAATCAGAGATAATGGACATGGAATTAAAGAGCGAAATCATCACGTTATTTTTAAACCGGGTTTCACTTTAAAATATGACCAAGCGGGTAATCCGTCGAGCGGAATAGGGCTGTCCTATGTGAAGGAGACAGTTGAGAAGCTGGGGGGAAGTATTCAGATGAAGAGTATCCCAAATGAAAAAACGATCTTCACCTTGACAATACCAGTTGATCAAATCAGTAGAAAAGAGGGGGTTGGGAGATGA
- a CDS encoding response regulator, which translates to MRFFIVDDDEAVRSSLAQLIEDEELGIVAGEAEDGAELTASYLNDLHIDILCIDLLMPERDGLETIRAIKDEFRGKYFMLSQVETKELIGQAYTLGVEYYVTKPMNRVEVLSVLHLMIERLHLEHSIENIQHSLNSVMQFQQRGQTKTKQRGKSLAEAGQFLLAELGIVGEKGSKDLLDMILFTDQYLGLHVDQHDSFPSLKVIFTGVTEEKLNEPYTATDIAREAKAAEQRVRRAINQSLKHIASLGLTDFSHPTFENYASKFFDFTIVRKKMSELTKETSGREEHTRINVKKFVQVLYYEAKRICMED; encoded by the coding sequence ATGAGATTTTTTATTGTCGATGATGATGAAGCTGTTCGTTCTTCGCTTGCTCAGCTCATTGAAGATGAAGAGCTTGGGATTGTGGCTGGCGAAGCGGAGGATGGTGCAGAATTAACAGCCAGCTACTTAAATGATTTACACATTGATATATTATGTATTGATCTTCTAATGCCGGAAAGAGATGGACTTGAAACGATTCGAGCAATAAAAGATGAGTTCCGCGGTAAATACTTCATGCTGTCACAGGTAGAAACAAAGGAATTGATTGGACAGGCATATACGCTTGGAGTCGAATACTATGTGACGAAGCCGATGAATCGTGTTGAAGTATTAAGTGTGCTCCATTTAATGATCGAACGTCTGCATTTAGAGCACTCCATTGAGAATATTCAACATTCGCTCAATTCTGTGATGCAGTTCCAGCAGCGTGGACAGACGAAAACAAAGCAAAGGGGAAAAAGTCTTGCAGAGGCGGGCCAGTTCTTGCTTGCAGAGCTTGGGATTGTGGGAGAGAAGGGGTCAAAGGATTTATTGGATATGATTCTATTTACAGATCAGTATCTAGGATTACATGTCGATCAGCATGACTCCTTTCCCTCTTTAAAGGTCATTTTCACCGGGGTCACTGAGGAAAAATTAAATGAACCGTATACAGCAACGGATATTGCAAGAGAGGCGAAGGCTGCTGAGCAGCGTGTGAGACGAGCGATTAACCAATCACTAAAGCATATCGCATCACTTGGGTTAACGGATTTTTCACATCCAACCTTTGAAAACTATGCGTCTAAATTTTTCGATTTCACCATTGTACGGAAAAAAATGAGTGAATTGACAAAAGAGACAAGCGGAAGAGAAGAACACACCCGAATCAATGTGAAGAAATTTGTGCAAGTGCTATATTACGAAGCCAAACGAATTTGTATGGAAGATTAA